Below is a window of Paenibacillus antri DNA.
GGCGAAAAGCCGGACGCGTTCCATGCTGCGCATGGATGCGTCCGGCTTTTGCATTTTCCAGCCCTCTAATCGTTACTTCCCGCTCCGCGGGTTATCGATCTTTAAGGAGAAGCGCTGGCTGACCGTCTTCCCTGCTTCGTCCGTCACCGTCACTGTAAATTTGTGCATACCCGGCTTCGTCGGCGTACCCGACACGACTCCGTCGGCGCCTAGCGTCAGCCCCTTCGGCAAGTCCTTGCTCTCCGCCTCGAACGCATGCGAGCCGACGCCCCCGGTCGCGGGGATGCGGGCTTCATACGTCTCGCCTACGGTACCGTCCGGCAGCTCGGCCGCACCTAGGGCCAGCTCGGTCGCGCCGATTCGATAGACGATTCGGTCGACCAGCATCCGCTCGCCGGAACGCTTCACCGCCTTGACGACGTGCTCGCCGTCCGGCAGACCGGAGAGGCTGAACAGCGTCCGCCCCGCTTGGCGGCTGTCGTGAACCGCGTTCACCGTCGCCTGAAGCATGCCGTCGACATAAAGATCGAATTCGCCCAAGTCCGGCCCCTTCGGCCCGATCCAATCGAAGCCCGAGCCCGAGAACCGGTATTCGACCGCATCCCCGTTCGTCCGCGTCGCATGAACGTCGTTCCCGTAGTCGCCGCGGAACGCGAACGTCAAATACGATGCGCCCAACGGAAGCGAAGCCAAGTATTCCTTCTTGATCGTCGCGGCGTCGTCCGATATGACGTAATCGGTTCCCGGTACGAGAATCGTCTCTCCGTTCGAGACGGACAGCAATCCGCTCTCGTCGACGGCCGTCTCGATCGTAACGTCGGCCGGCTCCGCCGCCCGCTTGTCGAAGGCGACCCGATCCGGTTCGACCAGATCGGAGACGCGCACGCGGAGCTGATCGAGAAGCATGTAGTACCCGTTCTTCTTCACGGCCTTCAGCGTGTGCGCGCCGTCCGCAAGCCCGGAGACCGCGAATACGGTTTGCTGCAGCTGGCGGTTCTGGCTCCAGGCGCTGACCGTCTGGCGGAATTCGCCGTCGATATAGATGTCGATATCGCCCTGCGCGCCTTCCTTCTCCGTCACCAGCTCGACGCCCGTGCCCGCGAACGTAAATTCGAACGAATCGCCGTCCTTCTCCGTATAGTGGACGTCATCCTGGTAATCGCCCAGCCCGCGGCTGCGGCTCGACTGCCAGGAGCCCGAATACAAGATGCCCGATGCGTCGTCGTTCAACGAAATGTACCGTCCTAAGGCCGTATCGTGCACGGCGATCGAGAGCGTCTGCGGCCGGCCCGCATCGAAGACGAGCTCCAGATTGACCATGCCCGTCGGCTGGGCCGCCAAGAAATCCCGCGCGATCGTCACCAGATTGCCGGATACCCTGTACGCTTCGCCTAACGTCAGCATCGTGTCGCCGTGACGAATGCCGACGAGCGAATTGCCGTTCGGCTCGATCGTCGTCTCGACGTCCGCCTGGCGGTCCGCATGTTTATCGAAGCTCGCCGACGTCGGGCGGATCGCGCTGTCCGGCGCCGTCGTATCGAGGACGGTTATGGTCAGCGTCTGCGGCGCGCCGGCGCTGAACGTCAGCGTCAGGTTCGCCTCCCCGGCGGGCAGCGTCGCCAAATACTCCTTCTTCACGCGAATCGCGTCGCCCTCGACGACGTAGTCGGTTCCCGCCGTCAAGGCGCTTCCCCCGTTCCGGATGCCGGCGAGCGTATTGCCGTTCGCCGTCAACGTCGTCAGGACGTCGGCGCGAACCGCTTCGTTCTTATCGAAGCTCGCCGCCGTCGGCGCGATGACGCTGTTCGGCGCCGCGCTGTCGGCGATCGCGAGCCGAAGCTCCTGCGTCGCGCCGCCTTCGAACGCGAACGTCAGCTTCGACGTCCCGACCGGCTGCGCCGCCAAATATGGCCGCTGTATCGTAACGACGTCGCCCGCAACCGTATAATCCGTTCCGTACACCAACGACGTAACGGTATCGGCGACGCCGACGAAGCCCGGGCGCGTCAGCCGCACCTGAAGGTCGGCCTGCTGCGCCGCCGACTTATCGAAATTCGCGGCGTGCGGCGCGATCAGGTCGGGCAACGTGACGCGCAGCCGGTCGAGCAGCATGAACCAGCCGGAGCGTTTCACGGCGCTCAGCGTATGCGTGCCGTTCGGCAAATCCGCGACATGGAATACCGATTGCTGCGCCAAGCGGCCGGTGTTTACGGCGTTGACCGTCTGCTTGTATTCGCCGTCGACGTAGAAGTCGATGACGCCTTGGGAAGGATCCAGCTCGGTGATGACCTCGACGCCCGTACCCTCGAACGTATTCTCGAAGTACTCCCCGTCCGCTTCCAAGAAGTGGACGTCGTTGTTGTAATCGCCCAGATTCCGGTTGTAGCTATAATTCCACGGTCCGTGATACGCGATCGAAGGATGATCGTCGTTGATCGCGTACGTTCCGCCCTGCGACGAGTCCTTGACGATCAGGTCGATCGTCTGCGGCGCGCCGGCGCTGAACGCGAACGCGACGTCATGCGTGCCGCTCGGCAGCGTCGCCAAATACGCCTTCTTGAACGTCACCGTGCCGCCGGAAAGCGTATAATCGACGTCCGGCGTTAACGCCGCCCCGCCGATTTCGATTCGCTCGAGCGCGTTGCCGCGTAACGTCAGCGTCGCCGTCGCGTCGGCCTGAGCTTCCGGGTGTTTATCGAAGCGAATCGCGCCCGGGTTCGCCGAACTGTTTTGCGTCGTCGAATCCGTCACTTGAATCGAGAACGTCTGCGGCTTGCCCGCGCTGAACGTCAACGTCAGATTGACCGTTCCGACGGAACGCGCGGCCAAGTACTCTTTCTTGATCGTCAGCGTGCCGCCGTCGAGCGTATAATCGGTCCCTTCGGTCAGGGCCGCGCCGCCGAACGTAATTCCCGTCAGCGTATTGCCCCGGAAATCGATCTCCGTCGCGACGTCGGTTTGCAGTCCCGACTTCCTATCGAAGGTTGCGGTAGTCGGTTCGATCGCGCTGTTCGCCGCTTCGCCGTCGCTGACGACGACGCTGACGTTCTGGGAAGCGGCGCTCAGCTCGTTGCCGCCGTTGCGTACCCAGTCTCCCGCGTACCGCATGCCCGTGTCGTCGTCGTTCGCCGTCGCGGCGCCGCCGTCCGACACAGTCACCTTCAGGAGACGCGAGCCGTGTGCCGGCAAGTCCGCCGCGACGAAGCCGTCTTGGAACGTGCCTAGCTCCGCATGGCTCCATAAGTCGCGCACGGAAGCGGCGCCCTCGATGCCGAGATCGTTCCAATTCGCGCGAACGGTCGCCGGGGCGTCCCCAAGGTTGAACAAGGCGACGGAGTACGTGCCGTCCCCATTGTTCGCGTACCATACCTGCTGCTCGGTATCGAGCGACACCGGATGCCCGGGGCGGCCGGCCTGATTGACCGCGATCGCTTCTTCGTTCGTCAGCAGCTCCAAGCCGTACTCGTCCAGGTTCGTCATGTCGTTGCCCGTGTACAGCTGCGCCGACGAGATCGACCAGAACGTCATGGCCGTCTGCCGTTCGATCGGCGTCAGTCCGTCCATCGCGCCGTTGCCGATGTTGAGCGAGTCGAAGTCGTTCCAGCCGCCCGGGCCGGCTTCCCTCCACCACTTCGCCGCGAGCGGGAACAAGCGCTCGATATTTTCCCATTTCGTTAGGGCGACGCCTTCGCAATAACACTCGATATCCCAGTCGATCCGCCAGCCGTTGGCGTATTCCTTCCAGTAGTCGGCGTAATTGTGGTCGAGCGCCCACGACAGCTCGAGCCAGATGCCGTGCGGCTTCAGCGCCTGCGACCACGCCTTGACGTCGTCCCGCGCGTCGATGCTCGTGTTGTTATGGCCCGAGCCCGGCGTAACGCTGTCGAACTTCAAGAAGTCGATGCCCCATTCGCCGAACACGTCGGCGACGGAATCGATGTACTTCTGAGCGCAAGGGTTGCTGAAGTCGATCTTGTAGCCGATATCCCAATAATCGCCCGTCCGCAGCGGCTGCGCGGCGATGTCCCGCATCGAGCAGCCTTCGGCGCCGTAGATCGGCAGATCCAAAGCGTACGCTTCCTTCGACAGGCCCGGAATCGCGTAGAGGCCGATCTTCTGGCCGTTCGCGTGCACGTGGTCGATCACCTCGTCGAGACCGTTCGGATACAAGGTCTCGCTCGGAATCGGCCGGCCGTACTCGTCCATGCCGCCGTTCCAAGCGGCGTCGATATTAATGTACTCGTAGCCGTACGGCTGCAGCTTCTCGTGCATCGCGTCGGATTGCGCCATAATTTGCTCCGCCGTGATCCACTGTCCGTTGCCGGAGTAAACCTGCATGCTGTAGCTGCTCCAGCCCATATACGGCCTCTCCGCCAGCCCGTTGTCCGCCGCGAGCGCGGTGCCCGCCCCCGGCAGCGCCGGCAAACCCGCGGCGATTTGCGCGACCGAGATGACGAACGTCAGCAGCGCGATGCGTAGTCTCCGGACCCGTAACGATACCCGATTCAACACGAAATCCCTCTCCTCAAAGTAAAATTGACAGCGCTTACCAAGAGTGAGTATATCGGAACGGCATCGTCCGGGGATACGTACAATCGGGTGATTCGGGGTACATCTTCGTCGGAAATCCAGGGGACAATTCGGAGCGGCTGCGTACCGATTTCCCGATTCGGACGCCAAGCAGGGGCGCGAGTACCCTCGCGCCCCAACGTTTTTCCAACGGTTAGCCGCCTGCCTGCGAGCGCTTCTTTTCCTCGAGAAGCAGCAGCATGCCGTACATGATCGTCGACGCGCACCACCCGGTATACACCGAATACATGCCGCCTTCGTCGATATGATTGTTCTGATTCGCGCGACCATCCCACTGCCGCGTCACCGCGTTGTAGGACCCTCTCCACGCGCCGTCCCACAGCGGCGATTCGCCGCTGCATTGAATGGCCGCCAGAAACGAGGCCAATCTTTCCGCAGCTTCCAAATACGCCCGATCGCCGGACGCCTTCCATGCTTCGTACAACGCCATCAAGGCGAAGCCCTGCGTATACACCAGGTCGCACAGCTGCTCGTTGTTTTGCAACGCGGCGTTCTTCGTCTGCGCATCGTTGTTCAGGATGCCCCCGTCCGGATGCTGCAGACGGAGTACGTACCGGCCCGCCTTCTCGAGCGCGGCGGCGAACTTCGGATCGCCGGTCTCCTGATACGCGATGCTGAACGCGTAGACCGCCTTCGACGTCTCCGACGACACCGGACGCCAATCCTCCGTCTTCATCAGCTCGTACGACGTGCGCATGCGGCCGTCTTCCAGCTGCAGGCTCAGGTAGTAATCGTAAGCCTTCAACGCGGACGCGCGGTACGTCTCGTTACCGGTAACCTTGGCGAGCTTCAGCAGCGCGGCGGCCATCCAGCCGACGAAGTCCGGCCCGAGATAGTACGGCTGGGTCTTGCCGTCGTTCCGGTAGAAGTACCCTTCCGGACGCTGGATCGACACCCAGTAATCGGCGAGCTTCGCGGCGCTTCGGAGCAGCCGTTCGTCCGGCGCCCGCTCGTGCATATGCAGCAGACCGAGCAAGATTCTGCCGTTGTCGTTCTGATACACGTAGTAACCCGATCTCGATTGCGTATCGTAGCCGTCGATCAGGTAAAACGGGAACGATCCGCGCCAAGCGGACAACTCGTCGTTGTCCTGGGCGCGCATCAGCCAATTTTTAATGTTTTGGTTCAGCGCTTCGTACCGATCTTCGCCGGCAACGTCCTTATAGAGCGTCAACGCTCTGGCGATTTCCGTGTTGCAATCCGGGCGCACCCAGTTCACTCGAATGTTCTCGTCGATGCGGATGCGTTCGTAGACGCCGTTGTAGCCGTTGTCGAACGTGAGCATCTGGGTTTCGAGCCACGTCAAGCATCGCTCGACGCTCGTCAGCAGCGTGGACTGTTGCATGTCGTTCACCTTCGCCTTTTCAGAAAATTGTTATGTATACTGCCACACTTGCGCGGCCGCCCCGATGACCCCGGCGCGGCTGCCGGCGATGGCGGGAAGCAGCCGCACGTGCTTCCACATGACCGGCGACGTCCGGGAACGCGTCGCGTCCTCGATCGCCGCCAGCAACGCCGGCGCCTTCTCGACGATGCCGCCGCCGAGCACGATCGCTTCGGGATTGAGCGCATGGACGACGCCGGCGAGCGCGCTGCCGAGCGCGGCGAGCACGACGTCCATCGCCTCGCCCGCAAGCGCGTCTCCGCTCTGCCAGGCGTTCAGCAGCCCCGCGGCGTTCAGCGCCCACGCGGGCTTCGCC
It encodes the following:
- a CDS encoding AGE family epimerase/isomerase; its protein translation is MQQSTLLTSVERCLTWLETQMLTFDNGYNGVYERIRIDENIRVNWVRPDCNTEIARALTLYKDVAGEDRYEALNQNIKNWLMRAQDNDELSAWRGSFPFYLIDGYDTQSRSGYYVYQNDNGRILLGLLHMHERAPDERLLRSAAKLADYWVSIQRPEGYFYRNDGKTQPYYLGPDFVGWMAAALLKLAKVTGNETYRASALKAYDYYLSLQLEDGRMRTSYELMKTEDWRPVSSETSKAVYAFSIAYQETGDPKFAAALEKAGRYVLRLQHPDGGILNNDAQTKNAALQNNEQLCDLVYTQGFALMALYEAWKASGDRAYLEAAERLASFLAAIQCSGESPLWDGAWRGSYNAVTRQWDGRANQNNHIDEGGMYSVYTGWCASTIMYGMLLLLEEKKRSQAGG
- a CDS encoding X2-like carbohydrate binding domain-containing protein, which codes for MLNRVSLRVRRLRIALLTFVISVAQIAAGLPALPGAGTALAADNGLAERPYMGWSSYSMQVYSGNGQWITAEQIMAQSDAMHEKLQPYGYEYINIDAAWNGGMDEYGRPIPSETLYPNGLDEVIDHVHANGQKIGLYAIPGLSKEAYALDLPIYGAEGCSMRDIAAQPLRTGDYWDIGYKIDFSNPCAQKYIDSVADVFGEWGIDFLKFDSVTPGSGHNNTSIDARDDVKAWSQALKPHGIWLELSWALDHNYADYWKEYANGWRIDWDIECYCEGVALTKWENIERLFPLAAKWWREAGPGGWNDFDSLNIGNGAMDGLTPIERQTAMTFWSISSAQLYTGNDMTNLDEYGLELLTNEEAIAVNQAGRPGHPVSLDTEQQVWYANNGDGTYSVALFNLGDAPATVRANWNDLGIEGAASVRDLWSHAELGTFQDGFVAADLPAHGSRLLKVTVSDGGAATANDDDTGMRYAGDWVRNGGNELSAASQNVSVVVSDGEAANSAIEPTTATFDRKSGLQTDVATEIDFRGNTLTGITFGGAALTEGTDYTLDGGTLTIKKEYLAARSVGTVNLTLTFSAGKPQTFSIQVTDSTTQNSSANPGAIRFDKHPEAQADATATLTLRGNALERIEIGGAALTPDVDYTLSGGTVTFKKAYLATLPSGTHDVAFAFSAGAPQTIDLIVKDSSQGGTYAINDDHPSIAYHGPWNYSYNRNLGDYNNDVHFLEADGEYFENTFEGTGVEVITELDPSQGVIDFYVDGEYKQTVNAVNTGRLAQQSVFHVADLPNGTHTLSAVKRSGWFMLLDRLRVTLPDLIAPHAANFDKSAAQQADLQVRLTRPGFVGVADTVTSLVYGTDYTVAGDVVTIQRPYLAAQPVGTSKLTFAFEGGATQELRLAIADSAAPNSVIAPTAASFDKNEAVRADVLTTLTANGNTLAGIRNGGSALTAGTDYVVEGDAIRVKKEYLATLPAGEANLTLTFSAGAPQTLTITVLDTTAPDSAIRPTSASFDKHADRQADVETTIEPNGNSLVGIRHGDTMLTLGEAYRVSGNLVTIARDFLAAQPTGMVNLELVFDAGRPQTLSIAVHDTALGRYISLNDDASGILYSGSWQSSRSRGLGDYQDDVHYTEKDGDSFEFTFAGTGVELVTEKEGAQGDIDIYIDGEFRQTVSAWSQNRQLQQTVFAVSGLADGAHTLKAVKKNGYYMLLDQLRVRVSDLVEPDRVAFDKRAAEPADVTIETAVDESGLLSVSNGETILVPGTDYVISDDAATIKKEYLASLPLGASYLTFAFRGDYGNDVHATRTNGDAVEYRFSGSGFDWIGPKGPDLGEFDLYVDGMLQATVNAVHDSRQAGRTLFSLSGLPDGEHVVKAVKRSGERMLVDRIVYRIGATELALGAAELPDGTVGETYEARIPATGGVGSHAFEAESKDLPKGLTLGADGVVSGTPTKPGMHKFTVTVTDEAGKTVSQRFSLKIDNPRSGK